Proteins from one Dama dama isolate Ldn47 chromosome 12, ASM3311817v1, whole genome shotgun sequence genomic window:
- the CTXN2 gene encoding cortexin-2 produces MSSTYCGNTSAKMSVNEVSAFSLTLEQKTGFAFVGILCIFLGLLIIRCFKILLDPYSSMPSSTWEDEVEEFDKGTFEYALA; encoded by the coding sequence ATGAGTAGTACCTACTGTGGCAACACTTCAGCTAAGATGAGTGTCAACGAAGTGTCAGCTTTCTCATTGACTCTGGAGCAGAAAACTGGCTTCGCTTTTGTTGGGATTTTGTGTATCTTCTTGGGACTTCTTATTATCAGATGCTTCAAAATCCTGTTAGACCCATATAGTAGCATGCCTTCCTCTACATGGGAAGATGAAGTAGAAGAGTTTGATAAAGGAACATTTGAGTATGCACTTGCCTGA